In Arcobacter sp. LA11, the genomic window TGAAGCTTCATATTATGCAATCAAACCAATTAATATTATGGAACTGATATTAAAAATAGAAGCTCTATGTGAGGCAAGAAGTCAAAATTTAGTCGTAATGGAACAGAAGAAAAACCTTGAAGAGTTTTTAACTATCATTAATCAAGTTGCAATTATTTCAAAAACAGATGCCAAAGGTACTATTGTTTATGCAAATGAAAACTTTTGTGAAATTTCAGGATATTCACAAAATGAATTAATTGGCAATTCTCATAGTATTGTAAGACATCCAGATGTCCCAGCAAGTATATTTAAAGAACTTTGGCAGACAATCAAACTTGGTGAAGTCTGGAAAGGTAAGCTAAAAAATAGAGCAAAAGATAAAACAGAATACTATGTAAACTCTACGATACTTCCTTTATATGATGATTATGGAAAAAAGATTGTTGAATATATTGGAATTAGATTTCTTACAACTCAAGAAGATACAGAAAGAAGAGAGTTTAAAAGAAAAGTTATAAATAATGTAAAACAGACGAAAGAATACAAGATTGAAGTAAATAAAAAAATTCAAAATTTAGAAACTCAGTTAAAAAAGTATCAAGGTGTTTATTTAATTGATGATGCTTTACAAAAAGAAAAAAAGAAATCAGCTGAGCTACAAGCCCAAGTAAACTTTTATGAAGAAGATATTGCTTTAATAAAAGATAAGTATGAAGATATGTTATTTAAAGTAAATGAAGAGGCTGCAGAAAATAGATATGATATTAAAGTTTTAAAAA contains:
- a CDS encoding response regulator; translation: MNKDFLKTLTILYVEDDDKIRTNLEKVFTKAFKKVYFAEDGFDALQQYKDIKETGNIDAIISDINMPKMTGIELLEKIREEDKELPFLITTAFGDSEYLLKAINHEASYYAIKPINIMELILKIEALCEARSQNLVVMEQKKNLEEFLTIINQVAIISKTDAKGTIVYANENFCEISGYSQNELIGNSHSIVRHPDVPASIFKELWQTIKLGEVWKGKLKNRAKDKTEYYVNSTILPLYDDYGKKIVEYIGIRFLTTQEDTERREFKRKVINNVKQTKEYKIEVNKKIQNLETQLKKYQGVYLIDDALQKEKKKSAELQAQVNFYEEDIALIKDKYEDMLFKVNEEAAENRYDIKVLKNDNENLSQKVNKLDYEKNKKNKEIKRLNDQNLEQSLLIKELRDVIKHREEQLGLI